A genomic stretch from Dehalococcoidia bacterium includes:
- the mtaB gene encoding tRNA (N(6)-L-threonylcarbamoyladenosine(37)-C(2))-methylthiotransferase MtaB, with amino-acid sequence MCLETHGCKLNQADTQVLAREFVEAGYVLTSQDEPADVYVLNTCTVTHVADRKARQAARAAKRRNPNATVVATGCYAERAPGDLRTMREVDFVVGNADKESLVAMLEDASQGPDTACAIGDDSALQPLLRLRSRAMIKIQEGCDQVCAYCIVPKVRGRERSVPLRQIVESANSYGEAGCQEVVLTGTQLGSYGFDLPGVDLTLLVQSLLKETDIPRIRISSLQPQDISDEFLNLWTDTRLCPHFHVPLQSGSDAALKRMRRQYHAAEFLETVGRIRDAVPDVAITADVIVGFPGESDSDFQNTLATCVESELASVHFFPYSVRPGTSAAYLEGQIDPRVKAERISELAVVAADLSMQFRSSFLRQSRAVLWERPTNGGRRGHRVWSGLTDNYIRVRTTNEADLSNRIMQSKLTALDGDWMTAEVNPL; translated from the coding sequence GTGTGTCTGGAAACGCACGGGTGCAAGCTCAATCAAGCCGACACGCAGGTCTTGGCCAGGGAATTCGTCGAGGCCGGTTATGTACTGACATCCCAGGACGAGCCGGCTGACGTTTACGTCCTCAATACCTGTACCGTGACTCACGTAGCTGATCGAAAGGCCAGACAGGCCGCTCGGGCTGCGAAGCGACGCAATCCGAACGCAACAGTAGTTGCAACGGGATGCTATGCCGAACGTGCCCCCGGAGACCTCCGCACGATGCGGGAGGTCGACTTTGTCGTCGGGAACGCCGACAAGGAGTCCCTGGTCGCGATGCTGGAGGACGCTTCCCAAGGGCCAGATACCGCCTGTGCGATCGGGGATGACAGTGCCCTCCAGCCTCTGCTCAGGCTGCGTTCAAGGGCGATGATCAAGATCCAGGAGGGCTGTGACCAGGTCTGTGCTTACTGCATCGTTCCCAAGGTTCGAGGCCGGGAGCGAAGCGTCCCTCTCAGGCAGATAGTCGAATCTGCCAACTCCTATGGCGAGGCAGGCTGCCAGGAGGTTGTACTTACGGGGACTCAACTAGGTTCGTACGGTTTCGATCTACCAGGTGTCGACCTGACTTTGCTGGTCCAGAGCCTGCTTAAAGAGACCGATATCCCAAGAATCAGGATCTCGTCTCTCCAGCCCCAGGACATATCTGATGAGTTCCTGAATCTGTGGACGGACACGCGACTGTGCCCCCACTTCCACGTTCCACTTCAGAGCGGCAGTGACGCTGCCCTCAAGAGGATGAGGCGCCAATACCATGCCGCAGAGTTCCTTGAAACTGTGGGCCGGATTCGCGACGCCGTCCCAGATGTGGCCATTACCGCGGATGTCATTGTGGGATTTCCAGGGGAGTCCGATTCAGACTTCCAAAATACCCTGGCAACGTGTGTTGAATCGGAACTGGCCTCGGTGCACTTCTTCCCGTATTCGGTTCGTCCAGGAACTAGCGCGGCCTATCTTGAAGGACAGATTGACCCCAGGGTAAAGGCGGAGCGCATTTCCGAGCTTGCGGTCGTTGCCGCTGACCTGTCGATGCAATTCAGAAGTAGTTTCCTCAGGCAGAGCAGGGCAGTGCTGTGGGAGAGACCGACAAATGGAGGCCGTCGAGGCCATCGAGTCTGGTCTGGCCTTACGGACAACTACATTCGTGTGCGTACAACGAATGAGGCCGACCTCTCCAATCGAATCATGCAATCTAAGCTGACGGCTTTAGACGGCGACTGGATGACTGCAGAGGTCAACCCTCTGTAG
- a CDS encoding winged helix-turn-helix transcriptional regulator — translation MNKTSRWTFITNHGLVLSYISHNSTSTAREIALSIGVTERTTHKIISDLEEAGYITRRKSGRRNVYSVDPNLPLRHHTKKDIIVSELLEALTSRDLHEIMELPEENGAA, via the coding sequence ATGAACAAAACCTCACGGTGGACCTTCATTACGAACCACGGATTGGTGCTTAGCTACATCTCTCATAACTCGACGAGTACAGCACGAGAGATTGCACTCAGTATCGGGGTTACGGAAAGAACCACCCACAAAATTATATCCGACCTGGAAGAGGCCGGTTACATCACTCGTCGCAAGTCTGGACGCCGTAATGTCTACAGCGTCGATCCGAACCTGCCTCTGCGTCACCATACCAAGAAAGACATCATCGTCTCAGAACTTCTGGAGGCCCTGACTAGCAGGGATCTTCACGAGATCATGGAGTTGCCCGAGGAAAACGGGGCCGCCTAG
- a CDS encoding aspartate aminotransferase family protein, whose protein sequence is MPSPQSDYERQLVARAHRVLPGGNLGNVSQDIVIARGEGSRIWDSSGNEFIDYLLGSGPMLIGHSHPEVIEVVREQLANGTTFFANNEHAIELAEEIVNAVPCAEKVRFSSTGTEATLYAMRAARAYRAKDKILKFEGGFHGMNDYALMSVFSANPDGYPHPSPDSAGIPRSIQDEVLIAPFNDLEKAGEIIEQYHDEIGGIIVEPFQRLIPPQPGFLQGLRNLADEYQIPLIFDEVVTGFRFAYGGAQEFYGVKPDICTLGKAVAGGFPLTAIAGSDEIMSHMDSEAVSSDNFMPQIGTLSGNPIAAVAGLKTLEILRRPGTYEGMRATGNQLRTTLQNMLDEAEIPAKVTGEDVLFDVFFTDQEITNHKDTLTSDSATMSKFNAGVVERGVFKGASKFYISAAHTETDVEQTLEAFRGAVEELR, encoded by the coding sequence ATGCCCAGCCCTCAGTCAGACTACGAACGGCAACTGGTCGCAAGAGCTCACAGAGTACTCCCAGGCGGAAACCTCGGCAACGTTAGTCAAGACATAGTAATCGCGAGGGGCGAAGGTAGCCGCATATGGGACTCCAGCGGCAACGAGTTTATCGACTACCTGCTCGGGTCAGGCCCAATGTTAATTGGACACAGTCATCCCGAGGTGATTGAAGTCGTCCGCGAGCAGTTGGCGAACGGGACTACATTCTTCGCAAACAACGAGCATGCTATAGAACTCGCCGAAGAGATCGTCAACGCAGTTCCTTGCGCTGAGAAGGTCAGATTCAGCTCCACTGGCACCGAAGCGACCCTATATGCGATGAGAGCTGCAAGGGCTTACAGAGCCAAGGACAAGATTCTCAAGTTCGAAGGTGGATTCCACGGGATGAATGACTACGCGCTTATGAGCGTGTTTTCGGCGAATCCAGACGGGTATCCACATCCATCGCCGGACTCCGCCGGAATCCCCAGGTCGATCCAGGATGAAGTGCTCATAGCGCCTTTCAACGATCTGGAGAAGGCCGGGGAGATTATCGAACAGTACCACGACGAAATCGGCGGGATCATAGTCGAGCCATTCCAGAGGCTTATACCTCCGCAGCCCGGATTCCTCCAGGGACTTCGGAACCTGGCCGACGAGTATCAGATACCACTGATCTTCGATGAAGTGGTCACGGGGTTCAGGTTCGCGTATGGAGGCGCCCAGGAGTTCTACGGTGTCAAACCGGACATCTGCACCCTGGGTAAAGCCGTCGCAGGGGGCTTCCCGCTTACCGCGATTGCGGGCAGCGACGAGATCATGTCACATATGGACTCCGAGGCGGTCTCATCTGACAACTTCATGCCGCAGATCGGCACACTAAGCGGCAATCCAATAGCAGCAGTTGCAGGTCTCAAGACGCTCGAGATTCTACGCAGGCCGGGGACGTACGAGGGCATGAGGGCAACTGGGAACCAGCTAAGGACAACCCTCCAGAATATGCTCGACGAAGCGGAGATACCTGCGAAGGTGACCGGCGAAGACGTGCTGTTCGACGTGTTCTTCACTGACCAGGAGATCACCAACCACAAGGACACACTCACATCCGACTCAGCGACCATGAGTAAATTCAACGCCGGTGTTGTTGAACGCGGCGTGTTCAAAGGGGCATCCAAGTTCTACATCTCAGCCGCCCATACTGAGACGGACGTAGAGCAGACACTTGAGGCTTTCAGGGGCGCAGTAGAAGAGCTCCGCTGA
- the recJ gene encoding single-stranded-DNA-specific exonuclease RecJ, whose protein sequence is MKPNWAILPTVPASVVREIGLPQAHCQLLYNRGLTTGASVQEFLSPDTSHSHDPWLMPDMDAAVSRLITAAEQGETIGVFGDFDIDGISGTAVMSTALRDLGADVVSYIPDRVAEGHGLGLEAVQSLASRGVTLLVTVDCGSTSESEIEEASDLGVDTIVTDHHLLLDQPPYPVVAMVNPRRPDSEYPFEHLTGAGTAYKVAQALYRYRDRQEPPELLALTALGTVGDVGPLQGENRYIVAEGLRRMNASPSVGLEALTAVSGIGGQNLDTGSLSFQIIPRLNAPGRLADPGISLSLLTTTDLAQARSMASQIDRLNAVRRTATEKGVKQAEGQILERWGDEIPGIVMVGRRDWSDGIVGLIASRIAETYTRPVIAVAVGDQLSRASARSIDGFNLMEVIEPAGHLMTQFGGHEQAAGFTIPNENLSELAQQLESVQVSQGIQSGKPRIEIDMVCDPSALERDMFEFTEKLAPFGKDNPRPKFAASGLRVVDSRSVGSGKHLKLRVADDKRTWDAIAFRMGDRIAEAPTGSSIDIVYEMETNVWNGRTSLQLVVEDFEPTQQPRLI, encoded by the coding sequence ATGAAACCTAACTGGGCCATCCTCCCGACAGTACCTGCGTCCGTTGTCCGCGAAATCGGTCTGCCTCAGGCACATTGCCAGCTGCTGTACAACCGTGGCCTGACTACCGGGGCCTCCGTTCAGGAGTTCCTGTCCCCTGACACTTCTCATTCGCACGACCCCTGGCTGATGCCAGACATGGATGCTGCTGTAAGCCGATTGATCACGGCAGCTGAACAGGGTGAGACGATCGGCGTATTCGGAGATTTCGACATCGACGGGATCAGCGGTACAGCCGTCATGTCGACCGCTCTCCGCGATCTAGGCGCGGATGTCGTATCGTACATTCCAGACCGGGTTGCCGAAGGCCACGGCCTGGGACTGGAGGCAGTACAGTCCCTTGCGAGTCGAGGGGTGACCCTGCTGGTAACCGTGGACTGTGGTTCGACCTCCGAATCAGAAATAGAAGAGGCTTCCGACCTCGGTGTGGACACGATAGTCACGGACCACCACCTCCTATTGGACCAACCTCCCTACCCTGTCGTCGCCATGGTCAATCCGAGACGGCCCGACTCGGAATACCCATTCGAGCACCTCACTGGCGCCGGCACAGCCTACAAAGTGGCGCAGGCCCTCTACCGCTACAGGGATAGGCAGGAACCACCCGAGCTTCTCGCACTCACCGCCCTCGGAACCGTGGGCGACGTCGGGCCTCTTCAGGGGGAAAACCGTTACATCGTCGCTGAGGGGCTACGAAGGATGAACGCCAGCCCTTCTGTTGGTTTGGAGGCGCTTACAGCAGTCTCCGGCATTGGAGGACAAAACCTGGACACGGGTTCGCTGTCATTTCAGATCATCCCGAGACTGAACGCCCCCGGGAGGTTGGCCGATCCAGGGATCAGCCTGAGCCTGCTCACGACAACTGACCTGGCTCAGGCCAGGTCAATGGCTTCTCAGATCGACAGGCTAAACGCGGTACGTAGAACCGCAACCGAGAAGGGCGTTAAACAGGCGGAAGGCCAGATTCTCGAGAGATGGGGCGACGAAATTCCGGGAATCGTAATGGTGGGAAGGCGCGACTGGAGTGACGGCATAGTTGGCCTGATTGCCTCACGTATTGCTGAGACGTACACCAGACCTGTGATTGCGGTCGCGGTGGGTGATCAACTTAGCAGAGCGAGCGCGCGGAGCATCGACGGCTTCAACCTGATGGAAGTAATCGAGCCTGCAGGCCACCTTATGACTCAATTCGGGGGACATGAGCAGGCGGCTGGGTTCACTATTCCGAACGAAAACCTGAGCGAGTTGGCCCAGCAATTGGAATCAGTTCAGGTCTCTCAGGGAATCCAGTCAGGTAAGCCCAGAATTGAAATTGATATGGTCTGCGATCCATCAGCCTTGGAACGTGACATGTTCGAGTTTACTGAGAAGCTGGCGCCATTCGGAAAGGACAATCCAAGGCCCAAGTTCGCTGCGAGTGGGCTTCGGGTAGTGGACTCTCGATCCGTGGGTTCGGGGAAGCACCTCAAGCTCAGGGTCGCAGATGACAAGAGGACCTGGGACGCGATAGCGTTCCGAATGGGCGACCGAATCGCGGAGGCGCCCACCGGTTCGAGCATCGATATCGTCTATGAGATGGAGACGAACGTCTGGAATGGACGCACGAGTCTTCAACTCGTGGTCGAAGACTTCGAACCTACCCAACAGCCTCGACTAATCTAG
- a CDS encoding prolipoprotein diacylglyceryl transferase produces the protein MVDIVVGPNLVAFSAFVLSWHGFFSFIAVATAVFLVGRWAPARGIHPDDIYSIAIWAIIGGILGARAVHVIDHWDFYQNSPGQILAIWSGGIGLWGGILGGFIAGVAYAAWRKHPVGVIADLTAPALLLVQTIGRLGDIVNGEHCAKAWDFALGFMWTNPASDAARCANGIGVSVQPVIAYEIIWNMLSLIVVWKLRNRLRPDGMLFALYLALYSIGRFGITFLREDRIWAFGMQEAHYIALLVLAITVPLLLIKARPVPAGEVAVEPEDVQPRDSRTRAQRRRQDRR, from the coding sequence ATGGTTGATATCGTCGTTGGCCCAAATCTCGTCGCGTTCTCTGCGTTCGTGCTGAGCTGGCACGGATTCTTCAGTTTCATAGCAGTGGCGACCGCGGTGTTCCTCGTGGGCAGGTGGGCGCCCGCGCGTGGCATCCATCCTGACGACATCTACTCCATCGCTATCTGGGCAATAATCGGCGGAATTCTGGGGGCCAGGGCAGTCCACGTAATCGACCACTGGGACTTCTATCAGAACTCCCCTGGACAGATACTGGCGATCTGGAGCGGTGGAATTGGGCTCTGGGGAGGAATCCTCGGCGGGTTCATCGCCGGAGTGGCCTACGCAGCCTGGAGGAAGCACCCCGTGGGGGTAATAGCCGATCTGACCGCGCCAGCATTGCTGTTGGTCCAGACGATTGGCCGACTCGGCGACATCGTGAACGGGGAACATTGCGCCAAGGCCTGGGATTTTGCCCTGGGATTCATGTGGACGAACCCAGCCTCAGACGCGGCACGTTGCGCCAACGGAATCGGTGTGTCAGTTCAGCCGGTCATTGCCTACGAAATAATCTGGAATATGCTGTCGCTGATCGTGGTCTGGAAGCTTCGTAATCGGCTCCGACCGGACGGCATGCTATTCGCCCTATACCTTGCCCTGTACTCCATAGGTCGATTCGGAATCACATTCTTGCGTGAAGACCGGATCTGGGCGTTTGGAATGCAGGAAGCGCACTACATCGCGTTGCTGGTACTCGCGATCACTGTGCCGCTGCTGCTAATCAAGGCACGGCCTGTGCCGGCAGGCGAGGTTGCTGTCGAGCCTGAAGATGTGCAGCCAAGAGACAGTCGCACAAGGGCCCAGCGCCGCAGGCAGGACCGACGCTAG
- the fabF gene encoding beta-ketoacyl-ACP synthase II gives MHANRVVVTGVGVVSPLGLDAGSTWKNLLAGKSGVDQITAFDTEGHGTTIAAEVKDFDPDSIVGRKQARRMDRFVQLGAAAALEAVDAAEISVTPDNQTRVSVMMASGIGGLITLESQIGVLGNRGPNRISPFLVPMMLPDMASGQISMILGAKGPNYSTVSACSSAADTIGQAFEALRRGDADVAVAGGSEAAVCPIGVAGFNACHALSKRNDEPERASRPFDAERDGFVMGEGGAALVLETLEHAVARGAEPIAELSGYGSTADAHHITQPAPEGEGAARAMRNALNQAKVQPDEIGYINAHGTSTPLNDKYETMAVKAVFGEEAYNIPISSTKSMTGHLLGASGALEAAVTVFALSKWAIPPTINLESPDPDCDLDYTPHMPRRGRIRSAMSNSFGFGGHNASLVFQEFAS, from the coding sequence ATGCACGCAAACAGAGTCGTTGTAACAGGAGTCGGTGTCGTCAGCCCCCTGGGGCTGGACGCAGGTTCAACCTGGAAGAATCTCCTGGCGGGAAAGTCAGGCGTTGATCAGATCACAGCTTTCGACACGGAAGGCCACGGGACAACAATCGCGGCCGAGGTCAAGGACTTCGATCCGGACTCGATAGTCGGCAGGAAGCAGGCGCGAAGGATGGACAGGTTCGTCCAACTTGGTGCAGCGGCCGCCCTCGAGGCCGTAGACGCGGCAGAGATAAGCGTTACTCCAGATAACCAGACAAGGGTCTCCGTGATGATGGCCAGCGGAATTGGTGGCCTCATCACTCTTGAGAGCCAGATCGGAGTGCTCGGCAATCGAGGACCTAACCGTATCTCGCCGTTCCTGGTCCCTATGATGCTTCCGGACATGGCATCGGGTCAGATCTCAATGATTCTTGGAGCAAAAGGGCCGAACTACAGCACAGTGTCGGCGTGTTCAAGCGCTGCAGACACAATAGGTCAGGCATTCGAAGCCCTCAGGAGGGGTGATGCTGACGTTGCGGTTGCTGGCGGTTCAGAAGCAGCCGTCTGCCCTATCGGGGTTGCTGGATTCAATGCCTGCCATGCACTCTCAAAGAGAAACGACGAACCGGAACGAGCCTCCCGTCCCTTCGACGCCGAAAGGGATGGATTCGTGATGGGAGAAGGCGGAGCCGCACTGGTGCTTGAAACCTTGGAACACGCCGTAGCGAGGGGTGCCGAGCCTATTGCAGAACTCTCCGGCTACGGCTCCACTGCTGACGCCCATCACATTACTCAACCAGCCCCGGAGGGTGAAGGTGCAGCTCGCGCAATGCGAAACGCCTTGAACCAGGCCAAAGTTCAGCCAGACGAGATTGGCTACATCAACGCACACGGAACATCGACTCCGCTGAACGACAAGTATGAGACGATGGCAGTCAAGGCCGTGTTCGGTGAAGAGGCATACAACATACCTATCAGCTCTACAAAGTCCATGACAGGCCACCTCCTTGGCGCCAGTGGCGCCCTGGAAGCAGCAGTGACAGTGTTCGCGCTCTCCAAGTGGGCGATCCCGCCTACGATCAATCTTGAGTCGCCCGACCCTGACTGCGACCTTGACTACACACCTCACATGCCGAGGCGGGGCCGTATTAGAAGCGCCATGAGCAACTCCTTCGGCTTCGGAGGGCACAACGCCTCCCTGGTCTTCCAGGAGTTCGCAAGCTAG
- the xerD gene encoding site-specific tyrosine recombinase XerD, protein MREQLEDFLHYMTVERGVSNNTIAAYRNDLVQLTEYLDAQYSGRFRPFTWADISEQTISDYVLHLHELGYSETTRARKIASLKSMFGFLVMEQVLENNPTANVGTPKVGRSLPDPLTFDEIERLLSVPASLDSPEGLRDLAMLDLLYATGMRVSELTALDLADIDLTDGSVRCQGKGGKERIIPVHPDAVGLVDLYIQDSRPALAGEREPAALFLNRRGNRLTRQGFWLILKKYTAEARLEGRVTPHTLRHSFATHLLRGGAPLRHVQELLGHASITTTQIYTYLTSEHVRSEYDTAHPRA, encoded by the coding sequence ATGAGAGAGCAACTCGAAGATTTCCTTCACTACATGACAGTTGAACGAGGTGTTTCGAACAATACGATCGCCGCTTACCGAAACGATCTGGTGCAGTTGACTGAGTACCTCGACGCTCAGTATTCAGGCCGTTTCCGCCCATTCACATGGGCTGACATCTCGGAACAGACGATCTCAGACTATGTACTTCATTTGCACGAGTTAGGATATTCGGAAACTACGAGAGCGCGCAAGATTGCATCACTAAAGTCGATGTTCGGGTTCCTGGTCATGGAACAGGTCCTGGAGAACAACCCGACGGCAAATGTGGGCACTCCCAAGGTTGGTCGTTCACTTCCCGACCCCCTGACATTCGACGAGATTGAGAGGCTGCTCTCGGTTCCAGCATCCCTGGATTCACCTGAGGGGCTGCGAGACCTGGCAATGCTGGACCTGCTGTACGCGACCGGCATGAGAGTCAGCGAGCTGACTGCTCTCGACCTCGCGGACATCGATCTTACAGACGGATCGGTGCGATGCCAGGGTAAGGGAGGCAAGGAGCGAATCATTCCTGTTCATCCTGATGCGGTAGGTCTGGTGGATCTCTACATTCAAGACTCCCGGCCGGCGCTGGCCGGCGAGAGGGAGCCGGCGGCGCTGTTCCTGAACAGGAGAGGCAACAGGTTAACCAGGCAGGGTTTCTGGCTCATCCTGAAGAAGTACACAGCGGAAGCCAGACTGGAAGGACGTGTTACTCCGCATACTCTAAGGCACAGCTTCGCCACTCATCTCCTTAGAGGTGGGGCGCCACTGCGCCACGTGCAGGAACTGCTTGGACACGCGAGCATCACGACAACGCAGATCTACACCTACCTGACCAGTGAGCATGTCCGCTCCGAGTATGACACAGCCCATCCGAGGGCGTGA
- a CDS encoding leucyl aminopeptidase, whose translation MDINVIQGNIAEREDAAIVVNLFEGVSQPGGATGAVDSALGGAITDLISEGDITGKRGESTLIYSLGRLPAKRVVVAGLGKSSDFTSDIARGVHAETARLLSSKGVESYSTILHGAGIGGLGAGECAQAAAEGTTLGLYSFEKYKSNSNDSSISAVNIVEFDQTKLDEISHCAKRGTVIASAVNLAREMGNEPANHMTPTRMAEIALDVSREGGMDLTVLDRADIEALGMGSFAGVAQGTEEPPKFIVIRYEGDPDNRDNNLGLLGKGITFDSGGLDLKSAEGMLTMKSDMSGGACVIGAMKAIGALKPRINVWGIVPATENMPGRRAQRPGDVVRAMNGKTIEIGNTDAEGRLVLADALCYAVENGLTRIVDVATLTGAVGVALGNGATGVFGNDQEWVDTVVGAGNGVGERMWQLPTFSSYSEEYRSDIADIRNTGGRGAGAITGALIIGEFAGDSKWAHLDIAATTRTTTAKGINPKGSTGVPVRTLVELASTLADADLDC comes from the coding sequence ATGGACATAAATGTAATTCAAGGGAACATCGCTGAGCGCGAAGACGCTGCAATAGTCGTAAACCTGTTCGAAGGCGTGTCGCAGCCTGGAGGCGCGACAGGAGCAGTTGACTCCGCACTGGGCGGAGCCATCACCGACCTGATCAGCGAGGGCGACATAACTGGGAAGCGAGGTGAGAGCACGCTCATCTACTCTTTGGGAAGGCTACCAGCCAAGCGTGTTGTCGTGGCAGGACTTGGTAAGTCGTCAGATTTCACCTCCGACATCGCCAGGGGCGTCCACGCCGAGACTGCACGACTACTGTCCTCCAAAGGTGTGGAGAGCTATTCGACCATCCTCCATGGCGCTGGCATTGGTGGCCTGGGTGCAGGTGAGTGCGCACAGGCCGCAGCTGAGGGCACTACCCTGGGACTCTATTCATTCGAGAAATACAAGTCCAACAGCAATGACTCGTCGATCAGCGCCGTGAATATTGTCGAATTCGATCAGACGAAGCTTGATGAGATATCCCACTGTGCGAAACGAGGCACAGTAATCGCCAGTGCAGTGAATCTGGCCAGAGAGATGGGCAACGAGCCCGCCAACCACATGACGCCAACGAGGATGGCAGAGATCGCTCTGGATGTGTCCAGAGAGGGAGGAATGGACCTGACGGTTCTGGATCGAGCCGACATTGAAGCCCTTGGAATGGGGTCGTTCGCAGGCGTCGCACAGGGGACGGAAGAGCCGCCGAAGTTTATAGTGATCAGGTACGAAGGCGATCCTGACAACCGGGACAACAACCTTGGATTGCTCGGAAAGGGCATTACATTCGACAGCGGAGGGCTGGACCTCAAGTCTGCCGAGGGAATGCTCACGATGAAGAGCGACATGTCCGGCGGTGCATGTGTTATCGGAGCCATGAAGGCCATCGGTGCCCTGAAGCCCAGGATCAATGTATGGGGAATAGTGCCAGCTACAGAGAACATGCCGGGCCGCCGTGCGCAACGTCCTGGTGACGTCGTGCGGGCCATGAACGGCAAGACAATCGAGATTGGCAACACTGACGCCGAGGGTCGACTGGTACTAGCTGATGCCCTCTGCTACGCAGTCGAAAACGGATTGACCAGAATCGTCGATGTCGCAACACTTACCGGTGCGGTCGGCGTGGCGCTCGGAAATGGCGCTACTGGCGTTTTCGGAAACGACCAGGAGTGGGTCGACACTGTAGTCGGGGCAGGTAACGGGGTTGGCGAGAGAATGTGGCAGCTTCCCACATTCTCGTCATATTCTGAGGAGTACCGGAGTGACATTGCTGACATCAGGAACACAGGCGGCAGGGGAGCCGGCGCGATAACCGGTGCGCTGATCATTGGTGAGTTCGCAGGCGACTCCAAGTGGGCTCACCTCGACATCGCAGCGACAACCAGGACTACGACGGCCAAAGGCATCAACCCCAAGGGCTCGACCGGAGTGCCTGTACGTACCCTGGTGGAGCTAGCCTCAACCCTCGCAGATGCGGATCTGGATTGTTAA
- a CDS encoding MBL fold metallo-hydrolase, with translation MVDGGVIFGQLARTQWEQFIKPDRRNRIRLGLNAVLVRTPGLNILVDTGAGSKRMVELKADYSLNGNKLTKGLKSFGLTARDIDIVVLTNLQFEHSGGCTKLDRTGAAIPMFPKAKYLVQKASWEAANSPNERYAQSFYEDDFEPLADRDLIEFVDGNKEIAPGVSVRLMEGPSRGNQVVFIEYGSERIIYAGDLIPTPFHLPLHHIPATAEFPNDTLVQKRELLEMAMGDGWMIVFGHGNDCNAAYVQDRGGVPQLVPVEV, from the coding sequence ATGGTCGACGGTGGAGTAATTTTCGGGCAGCTCGCCCGCACCCAGTGGGAACAGTTCATTAAGCCCGACCGCCGGAACAGGATTCGCCTGGGTCTGAACGCAGTACTCGTCAGGACACCAGGCCTCAATATTCTGGTCGACACCGGTGCCGGCAGCAAAAGAATGGTGGAGCTGAAGGCTGATTACAGCCTGAACGGCAACAAGCTGACAAAAGGGTTGAAGTCTTTTGGCCTGACGGCGAGGGACATCGACATAGTTGTGCTCACCAATCTCCAATTCGAGCACAGCGGGGGTTGCACCAAGCTAGACCGTACCGGGGCAGCTATTCCGATGTTTCCCAAAGCCAAATACCTGGTGCAGAAGGCGTCATGGGAGGCAGCAAACTCACCCAATGAGCGCTACGCCCAATCCTTCTACGAGGACGACTTCGAGCCACTAGCGGACCGCGACCTGATCGAGTTCGTGGATGGCAACAAAGAGATCGCCCCGGGTGTCAGTGTGAGGCTGATGGAGGGCCCATCGAGGGGGAACCAGGTCGTGTTCATCGAGTACGGCAGCGAACGAATCATCTACGCCGGCGACCTCATCCCTACCCCATTCCACCTACCCTTGCATCACATACCGGCCACGGCCGAATTCCCTAACGACACGCTGGTGCAGAAGCGCGAGCTACTGGAAATGGCAATGGGTGACGGGTGGATGATCGTCTTCGGGCACGGGAACGACTGCAACGCGGCCTACGTACAGGACCGAGGCGGCGTGCCTCAGTTGGTACCAGTGGAAGTCTAG